The following proteins come from a genomic window of Miscanthus floridulus cultivar M001 chromosome 2, ASM1932011v1, whole genome shotgun sequence:
- the LOC136537700 gene encoding calmodulin-binding protein 60 A-like isoform X2, whose translation MSQKRQPDESDGPRRASGGGGEPGGSSSSSSLPQRPGEPKRQRIALRDVITEVMRNTNIEKFLIALEPLIRRVVKEEIESAFANHASMMASVTDNVPCVSKNLQLQFMTRLSLPIFTGSKIEGEGSLSITIALVDALTRQIVAPGKEFQIKVEIVVLEGDFESGEDDDWTAQEFNNNIVKEREGKRPLISGDVFIALVDGIGTSGELSFTDNSSWTRSRKFKLGARTEDGCFNGVRVREAKTESFVVKDHRGELYKKHHPPFLEDEVWRLEKIGKEGAFHKRLNRESICTVKDFLTLLNLDASRLRKILGGGMSAKMWEATVEHAKTCVLTDKVHHYYPDSLNKAGVVFNVVGEVRGLISDKYVSVDDLTEKEKAEARAAVKQAYEHWKDVFTCDNETLVENPSQPFNMRSPSLRENQYNQFPTQVSTDEFSLSHSTIPSPDIFSMEPSSALDPCVLETEETSANQFQSVLPPVGGHEVPQEFQSLDKFSNSLVYDDCTTHPSLSESYYSSVDPSISFDTQDLGAALKGFIATISKPKAAYRGWRTLSYVLGWIFYTKRIVAKRKKHGK comes from the exons ATGTCGCAGAAGAGGCAGCCGGATGAGAGCGACGGACCCCGGCGCGCCAGCGGCGGAGGAGGCGAGCCCGGTGggagctcatcatcatcctcccTGCCCCAGCGCCCCGGCGAGCCGAAGCGGCAGAGGATCGCCCTTCGCGA TGTGATCACGGAGGTGATGCGGAACACCAACATCGAGAAGTTTTTAATTGCGCTCGAGCCCCTCATCAGGAGAGTG GTAAAAGAAGAAATTGAGTCAGCTTTTGCAAATCATGCCTCTATGATGGCAAG TGTCACAGACAATGTTCCATGTGTGTCAAAGAATTTGCAGCTGCAGTTCATGACTAGACTTTCTCTCCCAATATTTACTGGATCCAAGATTGAAGGAGAGGGCTCCTTAAGTATAACTATTGCTCTAGTCGACGCTTTGACAAGACAAATTGTAGCACCAGGCAAGGAGTTCCAGATAAAGGTCGAGATTGTAGTTCTGGAGGGGGATTTTGAAAGTGGAGAAGATGATGACTGGACAGCTCAGGAATTTAACAATAACATTGTTAAAGAAAGAGAAGGCAAAAGGCCCTTGATTTCTGGGGATGTATTCATTGCCCTTGTTGATGGCATTGGAACATCAGGGGAACTTTCTTTCACAGATAACTCCAGCTGGACACGGAGCCGAAAGTTCAAGCTGGGTGCAAGAACTGAGGATGGTTGTTTCAATGGTGTAAGAGTACGGGAAGCAAAAACTGAATCATTTGTGGTTAAGGATCATCGAGGAGAAT TGTACAAGAAGCACCACCCACCATTTCTTGAAGATGAAGTCTGGCGCCTGGAGAAAATTGGCAAGGAAGGTGCTTTTCACAAGCGTTTGAATAGAGAAAGCATTTGCACTGTCAAAGATTTTCTCACCTTATTAAATCTTGATGCTTCGAGGCTTCGAAAG ATATTAGGTGGTGGCATGTCAGCAAAGATGTGGGAGGCAACTGTGGAACATGCAAAAACATGTGTTCTAACTGACAAAGTGCATCACTACTATCCTGACAGTCTAAACAAAGCTGGTGTTGTATTCAATGTAGTTGGAGAAGTAAGAGGTTTAATATCTGATAAATATGTTTCTGTTGATGACCTTACTGAAAAGGAGAAG GCTGAAGCACGTGCAGCAGTGAAGCAAGCATATGAACACTGGAAGGATGTCTTTACATGTGACAATGAAACGCTTGTGGAGAACCCTTCACAGCCATTCAATATGAGATCTCCATCTTTGCGTGAAAATCAATATAACCAGTTTCCCACGCAAGTTTCTACTGATGAATTTAGTTTGAGCCATTCGACCATACCATCACCTGACATTTTCTCAATGGAGCCATCAAGTGCTTTAGACCCTTGTGTATTGGAGACCGAAGAAACCAGTGCTAATCAATTTCAATCGGTGTTGCCCCCAGTTGGGGGCCATGAAGTACCCCAAGAATTTCAGTCACTGGATAAGTTCTCCAACTCTTTGGTATATGATGACTGCACCACCCATCCCTCACTCAGTGAAAGCTATTACAGCAGTGTAGATCCCAGCATATCCTTTGACACACAAGATCTTGGAGCTGCACTGAAAGGCTTCATTGCGACCATCTCAAAGCCTAAGGCGGCATATAGAGGATGGAGAACATTGTCTTATGTTCTAGGATGGATTTTCTATACGAAGAGAATTGTTGCAAAGAGAAAGAAACATGGGAAATAA
- the LOC136515465 gene encoding mitotic-spindle organizing protein 1A-like — MEMETEAAAARQAKESLELAFQMSQILDTGLDRHTLSLLMALCDRGANPEALASLVRELSSAALPTAAAAAAAAVSSPVSNGAAGPAPATASMFPSGLRRP, encoded by the coding sequence atggagatggagacggaggcggcggcggcgaggcaggCGAAGGAGTCCCTGGAGCTGGCGTTTCAGATGTCCCAGATCCTCGACACCGGCCTTGACCGCCACACCTTGTCGCTGCTCATGGCGCTCTGCGACCGCGGCGCCAACCCCGAGGCCCTGGCCTCCCTCGTTCGCGAGCTCTCCTCCGCTGCTCTCCCAaccgccgcagccgcagccgccgccgcggtTTCCTCCCCCGTGAGCAACGGCGCCGCGGGGCCGGCCCCGGCAACTGCGTCGATGTTCCCCTCCGGCCTTCGCCGTCCCTAG
- the LOC136515448 gene encoding pentatricopeptide repeat-containing protein At1g74850, chloroplastic-like yields MALVSTATVASSSYHCDILLFPRTRRSWRGPRWSRGGAGAGSRLPVLQRAGGGLAVLERAGAGAGAGPAVLERAGATAAAARREELVPAGNGRNSYEVESLIDRLSNLPPRGSIARCLETARHRLTLQDFAAVYREFSRRGDWQRSLRLFKYMQRQSWCRPDEHIHAIVIGVLGRQGPALLDKCLEVFHDLPAESRTALSYTSIIAAYARNALHEEARALLDQMKAAGVAPTAATYNTVLAACARATDPPVPFDMLLGLFAEMRHDASPSVRPDLTTYNTLLAAAAVRSLADQSEMLLRTMLEAGVFPDTVSYRYIVDAFASAGNLSRVAELFSEMAAMGNTADASAYLGLMEAHTRVGATAEAVAVLRQMQADGCAPTAATYRVLLDLYGRQGRFDGVRELFREMRTAVPPDTATYNVLFRVYGDGGFFKEVVELFHDMLETGVEPDMVTCENVMAACGRGGLHKDAREVLEYMTREGMVPTADAYTGLVEALGHAAMYEEAYVAFNMMTEIGSLPTLETYNALAFAYARGGLFQEAEAIFSRMSNNAGIQKNKDSFDALIEAYCQGAQLDDAVKAYMDMRKSRFNPDERSLEGVLNAYCIAGVIDESKEQFEELQSSVTVPSIIAYCMMLSLYARNDRWSDAYDLLEEMKTNRASSTHQVIASLIKGEYDDSSNWQMVEYALENSTMEGCDYSLRFFNTLLDVLWWFGQKGRAARVLDQAVKLGLFPELYRDTKLVWSLDVHRMSVGGALVAVSVWLNKLYDRLVEDEDLPQLASVVVLRGEMEKSTITRGLPTAKVVYSFLNDTLSASFHFPKWNKGRIICLKSQLKKLQSAVDSSNGSPAAGFVPMTNSRLPSPGSKIYTREDQLENGTSHLPDEPLVEEKESELLAL; encoded by the exons ATGGCGCTCGTGTCCACCGCCACCGTCGCGTCGTCGTCCTACCACTGCGACATCCTCCTCTTCCCGAGGACCAGGAGGAGCTGGCGCGGGCCGAGGTGGagccgcggcggcgccggcgcgggcTCGAGGCTACCGGTGCTGCAGCGAGCGGGCGGTGGGCTTGCGGTGCTGGAGcgagcgggcgcgggcgcgggcgcggggcctGCGGTGCTGGAGCGAGCGGGGGCCACGGCGGCCGCGGCGAGAAGGGAGGAGCTGGTGCCCGCGGGGAATGGTAGGAACTCGTACGAGGTGGAGTCGCTGATCGACCGGCTGAGCAACCTGCCGCCGCGGGGCTCCATCGCGCGCTGCCTCGAGACGGCGCGGCACCGGCTGACGCTGCAGGACTTCGCGGCCGTGTACCGCGAGTTCTCGCGACGCGGGGACTGGCAGCGCTCGCTCCGGCTCTTCAAGTACATGCAGCGCCAGTCGTGGTGCCGCCCCGACGAGCACATCCACGCTATCGTCATCGGCGTGCTCGGGCGCCAGGGCCCCGCGCTGCTCGACAAGTGCCTCGAGGTGTTCCACGACCTCCCCGCCGAGTCGCGCACCGCGCTCTCCTACACCTCCATTATCGCCGCCTACGCGCGCAACGCGCTGCACGAGGAGGCCCGCGCGCTGCTCGACCAGATGAAGGCCGCGGGGGTCGCGCCCACCGCCGCCACCTACAACACCGTGCTcgccgcctgcgcccgcgccacCGACCCACCCGTCCCCTTCGACATGCTCCTCGGCCTCTTCGCTGAGATGCGGCACGACGCGTCCCCCTCCGTGCGCCCCGACCTCACCACCTACAAcaccctcctcgccgccgccgccgtgcgctcTCTGGCTGATCAGTCTGAAATGCTGCTGCGCACTATGCTTGAGGCCGGCGTCTTCCCGGACACTGTATCTTATCGTTACATTGTGGATGCCTTTGCCAGCGCCGGCAACCTCTCCCGTGTAGCCGAGCTGTTCTCCGAAATGGCTGCCATGGGGAACACGGCGGATGCCTCTGCGTATCTAGGACTCATGGAGGCACACACGCGTGTTGGCGCCACGGCTGAGGCGGTGGCTGTGCTGCGGCAGATGCAGGCTGATGGATGTGCGCCAACAGCTGCCACTTACCGTGTCCTGCTCGATCTTTATGGAAGGCAGGGGCGGTTTGATGGAGTGCGCGAACTCTTCCGTGAGATGAGAACTGCTGTACCGCCAGACACGGCCACATATAATGTGCTCTTCCGTGTATACGGGGATGGTGGCTTCTTCAAGGAGGTGGTGGAGCTCTTCCATGATATGCTTGAAACTGGGGTAGAGCCTGATATGGTGACCTGCGAAAATGTCATGGCTGCCTGTGGTCGTGGTGGCCTCCATAAGGATGCAAGAGAAGTTCTTGAATATATGACCAGAGAAGGAATGGTACCTACTGCAGATGCCTACACTGGCCTGGTTGAGGCTCTTGGCCACGCGGCTATGTATGAG GAAGCCTATGTTGCTTTCAACATGATGACCGAAATCGGTAGCTTGCCAACTCTTGAGACCTACAATGCTCTTGCGTTTGCATATGCTAGGGGTGGGCTCTTCCAGGAGGCTGAGGCCATCTTTTCTCGGATGAGTAACAATGCTGGCATTCAGAAAAACAAAGATTCATTTGATGCCCTCATCGAAGCATATTGCCAGGGCGCACAATTGGATGATGCAGTGAAGGCGTACATGGACATGCGCAAATCCAGGTTTAATCCAGATGAGCGGTCCCTTGAGGGGGTACTTAATGCCTACTGCATAGCAGGGGTCATAGATGAGAGTAAAGAACAGTTTGAAGAGCTTCAATCTAGCGTGACTGTGCCCAGCATCATTGCCTATTGCATGATGTTGTCACTATATGCTAGGAACGACAG GTGGtctgatgcatatgatctgctggAAGAAATGAAAACAAATCGTGCTAGTAGTACACATCAAGTAATTGCTTCCCTAATCAAAGGGGAATATGATGATAGCTCCAACTGGCAAATGGTTGAATATGCCCTCGAAAACAGTACCATGGAAGGCTGTGACTATAGTTTACGATTCTTCAACACTCTCCTTGATGTGCTTTGGTGGTTTGGTCAGAAGGGCCGAGCTGCAAGAGTTCTGGATCAAGCAGTAAAATTGGGGCTCTTCCCTGAGTTATATCGTGATACCAAGCTCGTCTGGTCACTAGATGTACATAG GATGTCTGTAGGTGGAGCACTGGTGGCTGTATCAGTATGGCTCAATAAGCTTTATGACAGACTAGTAGAAGATGAAGATCTTCCACAGTTAGCATCTGTTGTTGTATT GAGAGGTGAAATGGAGAAAAGCACAATTACAAGAGGACTGCCAACCGCCAAAGTTGTCTACTCCTTTCTAAATGATACACTATCAGCATCCTTCCACTTCCCAAAATGGAACAAGGGACGAATCATATGCTTGAAGTCCCAGTTGAAAAAGCTGCAGTCAGCCGTAGATTCCTCAAATGGATCTCCTGCAGCTGGTTTTGTCCCCATGACGAACTCCCGTTTGCCGTCTCCTGGTTCCAAGATATATACAAGGGAGGACCAATTGGAAAATGGTACCAGCCATTTGCCAGACGAACCGTTGGTAGAGGAAAAGGAGTCAGAGCTTCTCGCATTGTGA
- the LOC136515458 gene encoding uncharacterized protein, protein MADGAGDGAAATGKLAELPSGTEKGLPRRGKASSGRTLNTAQIPLVASHPDVYEPCDDSFALVDALLSDKAQLLTLQPRLCMEVGSGSGYVITSLAIMLRQLGSGAQYLATDINQHAAETTQATLEAHGVHADVIVTDIVSGLDKRLAGMVDVAVVNPPYVPTPVEEVGCKGIALSWAGGLNGRQVIDRILPAVREMLSERGWLYMVALEDNDPSDICHQMSEMGYASRVVLKRCTEEESLYVLKFWRDPHAVSSASPKSSGSESWFSQLPFKSLWHKNS, encoded by the exons ATGGCGGACGGCGCcggcgacggcgcggcggcgACGGGGAAGCTGGCGGAGCTCCCCAGCGGCACCGAGAAGGGGCTCCCCAGGAGGGGCAAG GCTTCTTCCGGGAGGACATTAAACACTGCACAAATTCCGCTTGTTGCCAGCCATCCAGATGTGTATGAGCCATGTGACGATTCCTTTGCCCTTGTTGATGCACTACTCTCAGACAAAGCACAACTTTTGACACTACAGCCAAGGTTATGTATGGAGGTAGGGTCTGGTAGTGGTTATGTCATCACCTCTCTTGCAATCATGCTCAGGCAATTAGGCTCTGGAGCCCAGTACCTAGCAACTGACATCAACCAACATGCTGCCGAGACAACTCAAGCGACCCTTGAGGCTCATGGGGTGCATGCAGATGTGATTGTTACTGATATCGTGTCTGGTCTTGATAAACGCCTTGCTGGTATGGTTGATGTGGCAGTTGTTAACCCTCCTTATGTGCCAACTCCTGTGGAAGAAGTTGGATGCAAAGGCATTGCTTTGTCTTGGGCAGGAGGTTTGAACGGGCGCCAAGTGATAGACAGGATCCTTCCTGCTGTGCGTGAGATGCTATCAGAAAGAGGGTGGCTGTACATGGTGGCCCTCGAAGATAATGATCCTTCAGATATATGCCATCAGATGAGCGAGATGGGGTATGCATCACGCGTTGTCTTGAAGAGGTGTACTGAAGAGGAGAGCCTTTATGTTCTCAAGTTCTGGCGAGATCCGCATGCTGTTTCAAGTGCGTCTCCTAAATCTTCAGGCTCTGAGTCATGGTTTTCTCAGTTGCCTTTCAAATCCCTTTGGCACAAGAACTCGTAG
- the LOC136537700 gene encoding calmodulin-binding protein 60 A-like isoform X1, whose translation MSQKRQPDESDGPRRASGGGGEPGGSSSSSSLPQRPGEPKRQRIALRDVITEVMRNTNIEKFLIALEPLIRRVVKEEIESAFANHASMMARSVTDNVPCVSKNLQLQFMTRLSLPIFTGSKIEGEGSLSITIALVDALTRQIVAPGKEFQIKVEIVVLEGDFESGEDDDWTAQEFNNNIVKEREGKRPLISGDVFIALVDGIGTSGELSFTDNSSWTRSRKFKLGARTEDGCFNGVRVREAKTESFVVKDHRGELYKKHHPPFLEDEVWRLEKIGKEGAFHKRLNRESICTVKDFLTLLNLDASRLRKILGGGMSAKMWEATVEHAKTCVLTDKVHHYYPDSLNKAGVVFNVVGEVRGLISDKYVSVDDLTEKEKAEARAAVKQAYEHWKDVFTCDNETLVENPSQPFNMRSPSLRENQYNQFPTQVSTDEFSLSHSTIPSPDIFSMEPSSALDPCVLETEETSANQFQSVLPPVGGHEVPQEFQSLDKFSNSLVYDDCTTHPSLSESYYSSVDPSISFDTQDLGAALKGFIATISKPKAAYRGWRTLSYVLGWIFYTKRIVAKRKKHGK comes from the exons ATGTCGCAGAAGAGGCAGCCGGATGAGAGCGACGGACCCCGGCGCGCCAGCGGCGGAGGAGGCGAGCCCGGTGggagctcatcatcatcctcccTGCCCCAGCGCCCCGGCGAGCCGAAGCGGCAGAGGATCGCCCTTCGCGA TGTGATCACGGAGGTGATGCGGAACACCAACATCGAGAAGTTTTTAATTGCGCTCGAGCCCCTCATCAGGAGAGTG GTAAAAGAAGAAATTGAGTCAGCTTTTGCAAATCATGCCTCTATGATGGCAAG AAGTGTCACAGACAATGTTCCATGTGTGTCAAAGAATTTGCAGCTGCAGTTCATGACTAGACTTTCTCTCCCAATATTTACTGGATCCAAGATTGAAGGAGAGGGCTCCTTAAGTATAACTATTGCTCTAGTCGACGCTTTGACAAGACAAATTGTAGCACCAGGCAAGGAGTTCCAGATAAAGGTCGAGATTGTAGTTCTGGAGGGGGATTTTGAAAGTGGAGAAGATGATGACTGGACAGCTCAGGAATTTAACAATAACATTGTTAAAGAAAGAGAAGGCAAAAGGCCCTTGATTTCTGGGGATGTATTCATTGCCCTTGTTGATGGCATTGGAACATCAGGGGAACTTTCTTTCACAGATAACTCCAGCTGGACACGGAGCCGAAAGTTCAAGCTGGGTGCAAGAACTGAGGATGGTTGTTTCAATGGTGTAAGAGTACGGGAAGCAAAAACTGAATCATTTGTGGTTAAGGATCATCGAGGAGAAT TGTACAAGAAGCACCACCCACCATTTCTTGAAGATGAAGTCTGGCGCCTGGAGAAAATTGGCAAGGAAGGTGCTTTTCACAAGCGTTTGAATAGAGAAAGCATTTGCACTGTCAAAGATTTTCTCACCTTATTAAATCTTGATGCTTCGAGGCTTCGAAAG ATATTAGGTGGTGGCATGTCAGCAAAGATGTGGGAGGCAACTGTGGAACATGCAAAAACATGTGTTCTAACTGACAAAGTGCATCACTACTATCCTGACAGTCTAAACAAAGCTGGTGTTGTATTCAATGTAGTTGGAGAAGTAAGAGGTTTAATATCTGATAAATATGTTTCTGTTGATGACCTTACTGAAAAGGAGAAG GCTGAAGCACGTGCAGCAGTGAAGCAAGCATATGAACACTGGAAGGATGTCTTTACATGTGACAATGAAACGCTTGTGGAGAACCCTTCACAGCCATTCAATATGAGATCTCCATCTTTGCGTGAAAATCAATATAACCAGTTTCCCACGCAAGTTTCTACTGATGAATTTAGTTTGAGCCATTCGACCATACCATCACCTGACATTTTCTCAATGGAGCCATCAAGTGCTTTAGACCCTTGTGTATTGGAGACCGAAGAAACCAGTGCTAATCAATTTCAATCGGTGTTGCCCCCAGTTGGGGGCCATGAAGTACCCCAAGAATTTCAGTCACTGGATAAGTTCTCCAACTCTTTGGTATATGATGACTGCACCACCCATCCCTCACTCAGTGAAAGCTATTACAGCAGTGTAGATCCCAGCATATCCTTTGACACACAAGATCTTGGAGCTGCACTGAAAGGCTTCATTGCGACCATCTCAAAGCCTAAGGCGGCATATAGAGGATGGAGAACATTGTCTTATGTTCTAGGATGGATTTTCTATACGAAGAGAATTGTTGCAAAGAGAAAGAAACATGGGAAATAA